A region from the Mycolicibacterium litorale genome encodes:
- a CDS encoding 3-oxoacyl-ACP reductase → MTPSRVDLTQRLAGKVAVITGGASGIGLATAKRMKAEGATIVIGDIDPATGKSVADDLNGTFVPVDVSDQAAVDALFDTAADTYGSVDIAFNNAGISPPEDDLIEVTGIDAWDRVQDINLKSVFFCCKAALRHMVPAQKGSIVNTASFVAVNGSATSQISYTASKGGVLAMSRELGIQYARQGIRVNALCPGPVNTPLLQELFAKDPERAARRLVHVPMGRFAEPEELAAAVTFLASDDASFITGSTFLVDGGITGHYVTPL, encoded by the coding sequence ATGACCCCGTCCCGCGTGGACCTGACCCAGCGGCTCGCCGGCAAGGTCGCCGTCATCACCGGCGGCGCCAGCGGCATCGGCCTGGCCACCGCGAAGCGGATGAAGGCCGAGGGCGCCACCATCGTCATCGGCGACATCGACCCGGCCACCGGCAAATCCGTCGCCGATGACCTGAACGGCACGTTCGTCCCGGTCGACGTCTCGGATCAGGCCGCCGTCGACGCCCTGTTCGACACCGCCGCCGACACCTACGGTTCGGTCGACATCGCCTTCAACAACGCAGGCATCAGCCCGCCCGAGGACGACCTGATCGAGGTGACCGGCATCGACGCGTGGGACCGCGTGCAGGACATCAACCTCAAGTCGGTCTTCTTTTGCTGCAAGGCTGCGCTGCGCCACATGGTTCCCGCGCAGAAGGGGTCGATCGTCAACACCGCGTCGTTCGTCGCGGTGAACGGCTCGGCCACCTCACAGATCTCCTACACCGCCTCCAAGGGCGGCGTGCTGGCGATGTCGCGGGAACTGGGGATCCAGTACGCGCGGCAGGGGATCCGGGTCAACGCCCTGTGCCCCGGACCGGTGAACACCCCGCTGTTGCAGGAACTGTTCGCCAAGGATCCGGAGCGGGCCGCGCGCCGGCTGGTGCACGTGCCGATGGGGCGGTTCGCCGAACCGGAGGAACTGGCTGCGGCGGTGACGTTCCTGGCCAGCGATGACGCGTCGTTCATCACGGGCTCGACATTCCTGGTCGACGGCGGCATCACCGGGCACTACGTCACGCCGCTGTAA
- a CDS encoding FadR/GntR family transcriptional regulator gives MTSVPEPQPAGDRLAAEPAAEVLLRPVRLGNAFEDTVGRLLETIRLGVLAPGESLPPERELAVRLGVSRDTVREAIKSLADAGYLVSRRGRYGGTFLADELPRHTRDGRGLNREEIDDALRLREILEVGAARMAAGRTLTAPQREELWTRLADVRDAAPDDYRRLDSRLHLAIAEAAGSPSLMPLVAENRMRLNALLDQIPLLTRNIAHSDEQHNEIVIAILAGDADAAESAMRAHVAGSAALLHGFLD, from the coding sequence ATGACCTCCGTACCGGAACCTCAGCCCGCCGGCGACCGCCTCGCCGCGGAGCCGGCGGCTGAGGTTCTGTTGCGCCCGGTGCGGCTGGGCAACGCCTTCGAGGACACCGTCGGCCGGTTGCTGGAGACGATCCGGCTCGGCGTTCTCGCCCCCGGGGAATCCCTGCCGCCGGAACGGGAACTCGCCGTACGTCTCGGGGTCAGCCGGGACACGGTGCGTGAGGCCATCAAATCGCTGGCCGACGCCGGGTACCTGGTGTCGCGCCGCGGCCGGTACGGCGGCACCTTCCTCGCCGACGAACTGCCGCGGCACACCCGTGACGGCCGCGGGCTGAACCGCGAGGAGATCGACGATGCGCTGCGGCTGCGCGAGATCCTCGAGGTCGGCGCCGCCCGGATGGCGGCCGGCCGCACGCTCACCGCACCGCAGCGCGAGGAGTTGTGGACCCGGCTCGCCGATGTCCGCGACGCCGCACCCGACGACTACCGACGGCTCGACTCCCGGCTGCACCTGGCGATCGCCGAAGCCGCCGGGTCGCCGTCGCTCATGCCGCTGGTCGCCGAGAACCGGATGCGGCTCAACGCGCTGCTCGACCAGATCCCTTTGCTGACACGCAACATCGCCCACTCCGACGAACAGCACAACGAGATCGTCATCGCCATCCTGGCCGGCGACGCCGATGCGGCGGAGTCGGCGATGCGCGCGCACGTGGCGGGCTCGGCCGCGCTGCTGCACGGGTTCCTCGACTAG
- a CDS encoding ArsR/SmtB family transcription factor, translated as MEQPGDLRQVERAASALADVDTGGWTQRFDLLSDPHRLEILLSLHRAPGICVSDLAAALGRSENAVSQALRVLRQQGWVSSTRVGRVASYRLDDEIVHDLLHWIGARHG; from the coding sequence GTGGAACAACCCGGTGATCTCAGACAGGTCGAGCGCGCGGCCTCGGCGCTGGCCGACGTCGACACCGGCGGCTGGACGCAGCGCTTCGACCTGCTGTCGGACCCGCACCGGCTGGAGATCCTGCTCAGCCTGCACCGTGCGCCCGGAATCTGTGTCAGCGATCTGGCCGCGGCGCTCGGCCGTTCGGAGAACGCGGTCTCCCAGGCCCTGCGGGTGCTGCGCCAGCAGGGATGGGTGAGTTCGACCCGCGTCGGCCGGGTCGCCAGCTACCGGCTCGACGACGAGATCGTCCACGACCTGCTGCACTGGATCGGCGCCCGGCACGGCTGA
- a CDS encoding energy-coupling factor ABC transporter permease has product MTVDHVAMHMSDGIVNAPTSLLFGVIAVAALGFCVVRARTELDDRAVPLAGLVAAFVFAVQMVNFPILPGVSGHLLGGALAAILVGPYTGALCIALVLTVQSLLFADGGVTALGTNITNMAVIGVAAGYGTAAVLYALARRRGDVPVPALGVIAFIAALIGTICAAMGFVLEYAMGGAAPVSLGAVLAYMGGTHALIGVGEGVITAVTVMAVARARPDLVYLMRSTRTEVPV; this is encoded by the coding sequence GTGACCGTCGACCACGTCGCCATGCACATGAGCGACGGCATCGTCAACGCGCCCACGTCGCTGCTGTTCGGTGTCATCGCCGTTGCGGCCCTCGGGTTCTGCGTCGTACGCGCCAGGACCGAACTCGATGACCGGGCGGTCCCGCTGGCCGGTCTGGTCGCGGCGTTTGTCTTCGCCGTGCAGATGGTCAACTTCCCGATCCTGCCCGGCGTCAGCGGACATCTGCTCGGCGGGGCGTTGGCGGCGATCCTGGTCGGCCCCTACACCGGTGCGCTGTGCATCGCGCTGGTGCTCACGGTGCAGTCACTGCTGTTCGCCGACGGCGGTGTCACCGCACTCGGCACCAACATCACCAACATGGCGGTGATCGGAGTCGCCGCGGGCTACGGCACCGCGGCCGTCCTCTACGCGCTCGCCCGCAGGCGCGGGGACGTGCCGGTGCCCGCCCTGGGGGTCATCGCGTTCATCGCCGCGTTGATCGGAACGATCTGCGCCGCAATGGGATTCGTGCTGGAGTACGCCATGGGCGGTGCGGCACCGGTGTCGCTGGGCGCCGTGCTGGCCTACATGGGCGGCACGCACGCGCTGATCGGGGTGGGGGAGGGCGTCATCACCGCCGTTACCGTCATGGCCGTCGCCCGGGCCCGCCCCGACCTGGTGTACCTGATGCGCTCCACCCGCACTGAGGTGCCGGTATGA
- a CDS encoding PDGLE domain-containing protein → MSRRFWIVFAAATLLIAGGLSYVASASPDGLDATTLRGCEVVETAEGESLTGRCIAQHADDHALAGSPLADYAVGGRSGTNGVAGVVGVLVTAGLGSALFWLVARGRRNRR, encoded by the coding sequence ATGAGCAGGCGCTTCTGGATCGTCTTCGCCGCCGCGACCCTGCTCATCGCCGGCGGTCTGTCCTACGTCGCCAGCGCCAGCCCCGACGGACTCGATGCCACCACACTGCGCGGATGCGAGGTCGTCGAGACCGCCGAGGGTGAATCGCTGACCGGGCGGTGCATCGCCCAGCACGCCGACGACCACGCGCTGGCCGGTTCGCCCCTGGCCGACTATGCGGTGGGCGGCCGGTCCGGCACCAACGGTGTGGCCGGCGTGGTGGGTGTGCTGGTGACGGCCGGCCTCGGCTCGGCGCTGTTCTGGCTCGTCGCCCGCGGCCGTCGCAACCGGAGATGA
- the cbiQ gene encoding cobalt ECF transporter T component CbiQ, translated as MGAGVHPLYRHGDTAVHRVAAETKIVCLVAFVLAVVATPRDLLWPYPLYGAIVAATWWAARIPFRWALPRMLIEVPFVVLAVLLPFAEGGERTDVAGLSLSVTGLQAAWGIVAKGTLGVAAALTVAATTPAAELPAALGRLKMPAVMTSVLVLMIRYIDVLTAEAARMRVARISRGDSPRALHQAGAVAKGIGALFLRSYERGERVHLAMLSRGFDGHAPDLAAIGARPRARRSQWAVALLPAAAAAAVAVAAWVLP; from the coding sequence GTGGGTGCCGGCGTGCATCCGCTCTACCGGCACGGCGACACCGCCGTGCACCGCGTCGCGGCCGAGACGAAGATCGTCTGCCTGGTCGCGTTCGTGCTCGCCGTCGTGGCCACTCCACGGGACCTGCTCTGGCCGTACCCGCTCTACGGTGCGATCGTCGCCGCGACATGGTGGGCCGCCCGCATCCCGTTTCGCTGGGCGCTGCCGCGCATGCTCATCGAGGTGCCGTTCGTGGTCCTCGCGGTCCTGCTGCCGTTCGCCGAGGGAGGTGAGCGCACCGACGTCGCCGGGCTGTCACTGTCGGTCACCGGCCTGCAGGCGGCGTGGGGGATCGTCGCCAAGGGCACCCTCGGCGTCGCGGCGGCGCTGACCGTCGCCGCCACCACACCGGCCGCCGAACTGCCCGCCGCTCTGGGCCGGCTGAAGATGCCCGCCGTGATGACGTCGGTGCTCGTGCTGATGATCCGCTACATCGACGTGCTGACCGCCGAGGCCGCGCGCATGCGGGTCGCGCGGATCTCCCGCGGCGACTCGCCGCGGGCACTGCACCAGGCGGGCGCCGTCGCCAAGGGAATCGGCGCACTGTTCCTGCGCTCCTACGAACGCGGGGAACGGGTCCACCTCGCCATGCTGTCGCGCGGATTCGACGGTCACGCACCGGATCTGGCCGCAATCGGGGCCCGGCCGCGGGCCCGGCGGTCGCAGTGGGCGGTCGCGCTGCTGCCCGCCGCCGCCGCGGCCGCCGTCGCCGTGGCGGCCTGGGTGCTGCCGTGA
- a CDS encoding energy-coupling factor ABC transporter ATP-binding protein, translated as MTVPDRAPAVRVDGLRHVYPDGHVALAGVDLTIGAGERVAVLGPNGAGKTTLMLHLNGVLRATEGSVHIGGTPVHRTTLGDIRRRVGLVFQDPDDQLFMPTVAQDVAFGPANFGVRGDELRARVRRALATVSLTDEADRSPTHLSAGQRRRAALATVLACEPEILVLDEPSANLDPVARRELAETLRAVDATTIVVTHDLPYAAQLCERAVIVDAGLVVADGPIGELLADGDLLAAHRLELPWGFAAPGK; from the coding sequence GTGACCGTGCCGGACCGGGCGCCTGCCGTGCGCGTCGACGGGTTGCGGCACGTCTACCCCGACGGCCACGTCGCGCTCGCCGGCGTGGATCTCACCATCGGCGCGGGCGAACGCGTCGCGGTGCTCGGCCCCAACGGCGCCGGCAAGACGACGCTGATGCTGCACCTCAACGGTGTGCTCCGGGCGACCGAGGGCAGCGTGCACATCGGCGGAACCCCGGTCCACCGCACGACGCTGGGCGACATCCGCAGACGTGTCGGCCTGGTCTTCCAGGACCCCGACGACCAGCTGTTCATGCCGACGGTCGCCCAGGACGTGGCGTTCGGGCCCGCCAATTTCGGGGTCCGCGGCGACGAACTCCGCGCCCGCGTCCGGCGCGCGCTGGCCACTGTGTCACTCACCGACGAGGCCGACCGCAGCCCCACCCACCTGTCGGCCGGACAGCGCAGGCGGGCAGCCCTGGCCACGGTGCTGGCGTGCGAGCCGGAGATCCTCGTGCTCGACGAACCCTCGGCCAACCTCGACCCGGTCGCACGCCGAGAACTCGCCGAAACCCTGCGGGCGGTCGACGCCACCACCATCGTCGTCACGCACGATCTGCCCTACGCCGCCCAGCTGTGCGAACGCGCGGTCATCGTCGACGCCGGACTGGTGGTGGCCGACGGCCCGATCGGCGAGCTGCTCGCCGACGGCGATCTGCTGGCGGCCCATCGGCTCGAGTTGCCGTGGGGCTTCGCGGCTCCGGGAAAATGA
- the mtr gene encoding mycothione reductase, with product MAHFDIAIIGTGSGNTILDERYVDKRVAVCEQGVFGGTCLNVGCIPTKMFVYSAGVTQNVREAARFGVDAHVDGVRWGDIVSRVFGRIDPLATGGEHYRRSTPNVEVFASHTRFADVLPDGRYRLRTDDGDEFTADQVVIAAGSRATVPPAIGDCGVAYHTSDTIMRLAELPDHIIIAGGGYVAAEFAHIFSSLGSRVTIVIRGTAMLAHTDDTLCERFTDIAGKKWEIRSRRNIIGGRTDESGVTLELDDGSSLHGDVLLVATGRVPNGDRLDAHLAGVAVEDGLVTVDEYQRTTARNVFALGDVCSPYQLKHVANHEARVVKNNLLVDWDDTDALMPANHRNVPSAVFTEPQIASVGLTENEARAQGFRIRTKVQDYSDVAYGWAMEDTSGFAKLIVDDDTGLLLGAHIMGHQASSIIQPLVQAMAFGLPAQDMARGQYWIHPALPEVVENALLALCGEPPWPPARRH from the coding sequence ATGGCGCACTTCGATATCGCGATCATCGGAACCGGTTCGGGCAACACGATTCTCGACGAGCGTTATGTGGACAAGCGGGTCGCCGTCTGCGAGCAGGGCGTCTTCGGCGGCACCTGCCTCAACGTCGGGTGCATTCCCACGAAGATGTTCGTCTACTCGGCCGGGGTGACGCAGAACGTCCGCGAGGCAGCGCGTTTCGGCGTCGACGCCCACGTCGACGGGGTGCGCTGGGGCGACATCGTCTCGCGGGTCTTCGGCCGGATCGACCCGCTGGCCACCGGCGGTGAGCACTACCGGCGGTCCACGCCCAACGTCGAGGTGTTCGCCAGCCACACCCGATTCGCCGACGTACTGCCCGACGGCCGGTACCGGCTGCGCACCGACGACGGTGACGAGTTCACCGCCGATCAGGTGGTGATCGCGGCGGGTTCGCGGGCGACCGTGCCGCCGGCCATCGGCGACTGCGGGGTGGCCTACCACACCAGCGACACGATCATGCGCCTGGCGGAGCTGCCCGACCACATCATCATCGCCGGCGGTGGCTACGTCGCCGCGGAGTTCGCGCACATCTTCTCGTCGCTGGGCTCGCGGGTCACCATCGTGATCCGCGGTACGGCCATGCTCGCCCACACCGACGACACGCTCTGCGAGCGGTTCACCGACATCGCGGGCAAGAAGTGGGAGATCCGCAGCAGGCGCAACATCATCGGCGGCCGCACCGACGAGTCAGGGGTGACGCTCGAACTGGACGACGGGTCCTCGTTGCACGGTGACGTCCTGCTGGTCGCCACCGGCCGGGTTCCCAACGGCGACCGGCTCGACGCGCATCTGGCGGGAGTGGCGGTCGAGGACGGGTTGGTGACCGTCGACGAGTACCAGCGCACCACCGCGCGCAACGTCTTCGCGCTCGGCGACGTCTGCTCGCCGTACCAGCTCAAGCACGTCGCCAATCACGAAGCGCGAGTGGTGAAGAACAACCTGCTCGTCGACTGGGACGACACCGACGCGCTGATGCCGGCCAATCACCGCAATGTGCCGTCGGCGGTGTTCACCGAACCGCAGATCGCCTCGGTCGGGCTGACCGAGAACGAGGCGCGCGCACAGGGTTTCCGGATCAGGACCAAGGTCCAGGACTACAGCGACGTGGCCTACGGCTGGGCGATGGAGGACACCTCCGGTTTCGCGAAACTGATCGTCGACGACGACACCGGGCTGTTGCTCGGCGCGCACATCATGGGCCACCAGGCGTCGTCGATCATCCAGCCGCTCGTCCAGGCCATGGCGTTCGGCCTGCCGGCGCAGGACATGGCGCGGGGCCAGTACTGGATTCATCCGGCGCTGCCCGAGGTGGTCGAGAACGCCCTGTTGGCGCTCTGCGGTGAGCCGCCGTGGCCGCCGGCACGTCGGCACTGA
- a CDS encoding alpha/beta hydrolase, producing MTSRVLDWEADVLPDYQRHTLALGRDPDGEGDLVATVVRRGRPQPGAPHAVLLVHGFTDYFFHTELADHLAARGFAFYALDLHKCGRSRRDGQTPHFTTDLARYDRELEAALGIIGDETNGAAVLVVGHSAGGLVVSLWLDRLRRRGMTARLGVTGLVLNSPWFDLQGPAVLRSAATSAALGAVSRIDKRRIVRSPNPGGGYGATLHRDYAGEFDYNLDWKPVGGFPVTAGWIHAIRRGHARLHRGLDVGVPNLILRSDHSVREATDPAAMQRGDAVLDVAHIARWAGCVGNRSTIVPITDAKHDVFLSLAEPRRAAYGELDRWLDWYLSENATRRGD from the coding sequence GTGACGTCCCGGGTGCTGGACTGGGAAGCCGACGTGCTGCCGGATTATCAGCGGCACACCCTTGCGCTCGGACGCGATCCCGACGGGGAGGGCGACCTCGTCGCGACGGTCGTGCGGCGCGGTCGGCCGCAGCCCGGCGCACCACATGCGGTGTTGCTGGTGCACGGGTTCACCGACTACTTCTTCCACACCGAACTCGCCGACCACCTGGCCGCCCGCGGGTTCGCCTTCTACGCTCTGGACCTGCACAAATGCGGTCGTTCCCGACGCGACGGACAGACACCGCACTTCACCACCGACCTTGCGCGCTACGACCGCGAACTCGAAGCGGCCCTCGGAATCATCGGGGACGAGACGAACGGGGCGGCGGTGTTGGTGGTCGGCCATTCCGCGGGTGGGCTGGTGGTGTCGCTGTGGCTGGACCGGCTGCGGCGGCGGGGCATGACCGCCCGGCTCGGCGTGACCGGCCTGGTGCTCAACAGCCCGTGGTTCGACCTGCAGGGGCCTGCCGTGCTGCGTTCGGCGGCCACCTCGGCCGCGCTCGGTGCGGTGTCGCGCATCGACAAGCGCCGGATCGTGCGGTCGCCCAATCCGGGCGGCGGGTACGGCGCCACGCTGCACCGGGACTACGCCGGGGAGTTCGACTACAACCTCGACTGGAAGCCGGTCGGCGGTTTCCCGGTGACGGCGGGGTGGATCCATGCGATCCGCCGCGGCCACGCCCGGCTGCACCGCGGGCTCGACGTCGGCGTGCCCAACCTGATCCTGCGGTCGGACCACAGCGTGCGGGAGGCGACCGATCCGGCGGCGATGCAGCGCGGCGACGCGGTCCTCGACGTCGCGCACATCGCCCGCTGGGCGGGCTGTGTGGGTAACCGAAGCACCATCGTGCCGATCACCGACGCGAAACACGACGTGTTCCTTTCGCTGGCCGAGCCGCGCCGCGCCGCCTACGGTGAACTGGATCGCTGGCTGGACTGGTATCTGTCCGAGAACGCGACGCGAAGGGGGGATTAG
- the mqo gene encoding malate dehydrogenase (quinone): protein MSATLSVLLKLMEPDWSITLVERLDGAAAESSDPWNNAGTGHSALCELNYTPKTADGGIDITKAVHVNEQFQVSRQFWTYAVENGVLPDVRNFINPIPHVSFVSGAENVRYLRARYDALVTNPLFGSMEYIDDRDEFTRRLPLMAEKRDFREPVALNWTQDGTDVDFGSLSRQLIGYSAQRGMTTLFGHEVRDLDKQSDGSWSLKVVNRRTGAKRKLNARFVFVGAGGGALPLLQKAGIKEAKGFGGFPVGGQFLRTDKQSLTAAHQAKVYGMPPLGAPPMSVPHLDTRVINGRSWLLFGPFAGWSPKFLKQGKITDLPFSVRPNNLASMLGVGLTEMGLLKYLIGQLMLTEADRVQSLREFAPSAVDSDWELDIAGQRVQVIRRKGRGGVLEFGTTVLAAEDGSMAGLLGASPGASTAVPAMLDIMERCFADRYRTWLPKLKEIVPSLGVPLSTNPKLFEEVWAHGTRVLKLDRPAEGLPVAGPDTEHHEPGGSPTRAVTA from the coding sequence ATGAGCGCCACGTTGAGCGTCCTGTTGAAGCTGATGGAGCCCGACTGGTCGATCACCCTGGTCGAGCGGCTCGACGGGGCCGCGGCCGAGAGCAGCGACCCGTGGAACAACGCCGGCACCGGGCACTCCGCGCTCTGCGAACTCAACTACACCCCGAAGACCGCCGACGGCGGCATCGACATCACCAAAGCGGTACACGTCAACGAGCAGTTCCAGGTGTCGCGGCAGTTCTGGACCTACGCCGTCGAGAACGGTGTGCTGCCCGACGTCCGCAACTTCATCAACCCCATCCCGCACGTCAGCTTCGTCAGCGGGGCCGAGAACGTCCGGTACCTGCGCGCCCGGTACGACGCCCTCGTCACCAACCCGCTGTTCGGGTCGATGGAGTACATCGACGACCGCGACGAGTTCACCCGCCGGCTACCGCTGATGGCCGAGAAGCGCGACTTCCGCGAGCCGGTGGCGCTGAACTGGACGCAGGACGGCACGGACGTCGACTTCGGTTCGCTGTCGCGCCAGCTGATCGGCTACTCCGCTCAGCGGGGGATGACCACCCTGTTCGGTCACGAGGTGCGCGACCTGGACAAGCAGTCCGACGGCAGCTGGTCGCTCAAGGTGGTCAACCGCCGTACCGGCGCCAAGCGCAAACTCAACGCCAGATTCGTGTTCGTCGGCGCGGGGGGCGGCGCGCTGCCGCTGCTGCAGAAGGCCGGCATCAAGGAGGCCAAGGGCTTCGGCGGCTTCCCCGTCGGCGGCCAGTTCCTGCGCACCGACAAGCAGTCACTGACCGCGGCCCACCAGGCCAAGGTGTACGGGATGCCGCCGCTGGGCGCGCCGCCGATGTCGGTGCCGCACCTCGACACCCGGGTCATCAACGGCCGGTCGTGGCTGCTGTTCGGCCCCTTCGCCGGCTGGTCGCCGAAGTTCCTCAAACAGGGCAAGATCACCGACCTGCCCTTCTCGGTCCGGCCGAACAACCTCGCCTCGATGCTCGGCGTCGGACTCACCGAGATGGGGCTGCTCAAGTACCTCATCGGCCAGCTGATGCTGACCGAGGCCGACCGGGTGCAGTCGCTGCGCGAATTCGCCCCCAGCGCTGTGGATTCGGACTGGGAGCTCGACATCGCCGGTCAGCGGGTCCAGGTGATCCGACGCAAGGGACGTGGAGGGGTGCTGGAGTTCGGCACGACGGTGCTGGCCGCGGAGGACGGCAGCATGGCCGGCCTGCTCGGTGCCTCACCGGGCGCCTCGACGGCGGTGCCCGCGATGCTCGACATCATGGAGCGCTGCTTCGCCGACCGCTACCGCACGTGGCTGCCGAAGCTGAAGGAGATCGTGCCGTCGCTGGGCGTCCCGCTGTCCACCAATCCCAAACTCTTCGAAGAGGTGTGGGCGCACGGCACCAGGGTGCTCAAACTCGACCGCCCGGCCGAGGGGCTGCCTGTCGCCGGACCAGACACCGAGCACCACGAGCCCGGCGGCTCGCCCACGCGCGCGGTGACTGCCTGA
- a CDS encoding GNAT family N-acetyltransferase yields MTVALRRSWAKDLDAATLYELLKLRVEVFVVEQACPYPELDGRDLLAETRHFWLEGPDGQVISTLRLMEEHPGGNKGFRIGRVCTRRDARGHGHTARLMQAALADVGDHPCRIDAQTYLEAMYARHGFVRAGDEFVEDGIPHVPMLRPGAP; encoded by the coding sequence ATGACGGTCGCGCTGCGCCGCAGCTGGGCCAAGGACCTCGACGCGGCGACGCTCTACGAACTGCTCAAGCTGCGGGTCGAGGTGTTCGTCGTCGAACAGGCCTGCCCCTATCCGGAACTCGACGGGCGTGACCTGCTCGCCGAGACGCGCCATTTCTGGCTGGAAGGCCCGGACGGGCAGGTGATCTCCACGCTGCGGCTGATGGAGGAGCATCCCGGCGGCAACAAGGGATTCCGCATCGGCCGCGTCTGCACCCGGCGCGACGCCCGCGGACACGGCCACACCGCGCGGCTCATGCAGGCGGCGCTCGCCGACGTGGGCGACCACCCGTGCCGCATCGACGCGCAGACGTATCTCGAGGCCATGTACGCCCGGCACGGATTCGTCCGCGCCGGTGACGAATTCGTCGAGGACGGGATCCCACACGTGCCGATGCTGCGACCGGGCGCGCCGTGA